DNA sequence from the Catharus ustulatus isolate bCatUst1 chromosome 7, bCatUst1.pri.v2, whole genome shotgun sequence genome:
GGGAAGCAGGGAAGGCACTTTGTAATCTCATTTGATTAAACAATTCACTGCAGATAATAGTATTACGTTGCTGAAAGAGTATGTAATTTGAAGGCAGTCACAGCTTTAGTCTTCCATTCCAAGTTCTTGTTTCAGACTGAAAGACAAGTAAGAACATGAGTCAGCTTGtagcaaaacactgaaaactcTTTAGACCAATTAGTGGAAGCCCTAACAATACACACTGAGGTTGAAAGCTAAAAGGCAGAGTGGGTATATCACTTGTTTTGGGTAAGAACCAGCATATCAAAAAAGTCACAGGGTAAAATCTCAGATTCTGGAGGCAACACAGGGTAATCTTGAGATTTACCTGATGAACTAGGATGTGCACATCTTTGCCTTCCCACTTTTGAGATGCTTATCCCACTTAATGCAACCACATCACTGACACAATGGCACACTCACCTTTTTAAGTAGGCATGGACATTATCAAAGCCATGGTACTTGGCCAGATAGACCAGGACGCCTGTGGCACATCGGCCATCTCGTTGTCTGCAGAAGCTACAGTTGCAGATTCCACGACATGGGGGGCACCTCCATGTCTACACAGAAGAGACAACAAGAAGCCCTTTCAGCTGAGATGCTATGCCAGATGTAACTCACATCCACAACTTACGAGAGTGCTCTGCTACACATTGAATTTTGCAGTCAACATCAGCACTGCATAAAGTTGTCTAAACCAATGAAAAGCACAGATTCCTCAGTCTGCAGGGGATTAAGCTCTCTATTGACTGCCTTGCACATAACCACAGGAAGCATTCCACTCTGTTTTAACTCCTACAtcacagcccacagcagcagcactttgtcCACAATACAGTTCCTTTCCATAGGGCATTAAGCGCTAATGCAAGGCAAAAGAGAACACTATTTCTGATgctcaaacagaaaaatattttggctgctgctctgttctccTACTTTACCCCTGCAAATAAAACTACAGAAGTATTAAATACAACAAATTCTATACAACACAGTTGTGTGATTCAGGCTGAATCAAGCCAGGAGTGCATGATGTACTTCAGCACCGTGAGCAGTTCTGTTAAAACCCCAGCTGCCAGAGACCAATACCCCTGGCTGTGCAAGTCAGGCACAAAAAACCAGCCCTGAGCACTGTCCTACCGGGTCGAGCAGCGCTGCTCTGACATCCTCCCCGTATCTGTTGCGGAGGCACGGCCCACAGAACTGGCCCCGCACTCCCACGCAATCAGGGTTACGACAGTTTGTCTTGGTGTCTATGGTTTTCTGGCGACACTGGTGACAGGTGGATCCCTagaacacaggaaaacaaacaagacaTTTAAGATGGCGTTTTAGTTAGGAGGGAAAGCATTGAAGAAAACTCTTTGGCAGCTAGTAGTGCTTATCCTGAAACAGAAAGCCACCTTGCAAGTTTGAACCAAGACTATTTTAACACTGCATCTTCAGTGTCCGGTGATCACATCCCCTGGCTGGTATCACTGAGGTACTACAGTTGTTCCAGAGTGAAAGCAAGCTAATTGGCTTGGTAAAGGCTATTTGACAAATTCAGGCAAAAATAACAAAGGACACTTCAAGATCTCAGacatatttttcccaaaaatcacaTCCTAGCTCTCAGTGAGAGGGAGTGTGATCTATTTGATgctgaaacacaaacacagaataacaaaaaaatgacTTCACAAAGTACACATTTCACAAAGCTGGAATATACTTACTATAGCCCTGTTATATACTTTTTCACTTGCAGATCCACAAATATTATCCAGCTCTTCTGCTGTTATGTCCTCAACTGGGCGCACAACATGTGGAAAAGCCATGGCACCACGGTGACCCCTCCTGGGAGTACGGGTTTCATGCTGAATAGTAAAGATGCAATACTTTCAGTATTAGTTTCAGCAACAACTCTACTGAGGCAAGGATCTTCACAGCAATGCTGAAGTCTCAAACACCCATTACATACTTAAGCAAAATATAACAACTTTGTACAGACATGTGATAAGGATGCAGCTTTAGCACCTTTACTTGATCTGTCCCCTTCAGGGTGCAGTGATGGTATGTACTTATCTTGCTTCACTCCTGCTGGAGTGCAAGTGGAAGTGGTTTTTCAAGGACAAGGAAGGGGAAATGAAGAGCACGTACaaaatgcccttttttttcttcttagatttttttttttcattcttcaaaGGCCACGGCATACTGATAAACCTCATCAACTCCCTAAGAATCGCTATTTTCTTGAAGAGAAACCACCCTCACAACCCAAACAGGAGAACCAGATCATCATACCTCCAGGTATTCAtcagacatttttcttcttctcaccAAGATGTACGGgtcatcttcttcctcttctggtACAAGAGTAGGAGGACCTTCGATCAAGGACCTTGACCTCGTGTGAGGCCGAGAACTCCGGTCTGGGTTCTTCCTCAAGGCACATTTGGGCAATGAATGCCTTGGAAGTCGCTTTGGCCCCTGCTAATGTTTAAAAGCCCCTTATGAAACAGATGAAAACACAGATAGCTCCTGACCCTACTGA
Encoded proteins:
- the CDCA7 gene encoding cell division cycle-associated protein 7 isoform X3, with the translated sequence METSSSSDDSCDSFGSDNFANTKCKFRSDIKEELAKIFHEASDDESFCGFSENEVQDALKLESDSDENDTSAESEIDQRGQKCSVPLKVAMKFPLRRSERRKGGMEPVPETSVPAPDSDSDTEESGPMFLEKRALNIKENKAMLAKLMAELQNVSGIFGGRKSLPAVSHQGPKRLPRHSLPKCALRKNPDRSSRPHTRSRSLIEGPPTLVPEEEEDDPYILVRRRKMSDEYLEHETRTPRRGHRGAMAFPHVVRPVEDITAEELDNICGSASEKVYNRAIGSTCHQCRQKTIDTKTNCRNPDCVGVRGQFCGPCLRNRYGEDVRAALLDPTWRCPPCRGICNCSFCRQRDGRCATGVLVYLAKYHGFDNVHAYLKSLKQELGMED
- the CDCA7 gene encoding cell division cycle-associated protein 7 isoform X2; protein product: MAPPRPQRRGCSGRRNFTAFRNTKLIPMETSSSSDDSCDSFGSDNFANTKCKFRSDIKEELAKIFHEASDDESFCGFSENEVQDALKLESDSDENDTSAESEIDQRGQKCSVPLKVAMKFPLRRSERRKGGMEPVPETSVPAPDSDSDTEESGPMFLEKRALNIKENKAMLAKLMAELQNVSGIFGGRKSLPAVSHGPKRLPRHSLPKCALRKNPDRSSRPHTRSRSLIEGPPTLVPEEEEDDPYILVRRRKMSDEYLEHETRTPRRGHRGAMAFPHVVRPVEDITAEELDNICGSASEKVYNRAIGSTCHQCRQKTIDTKTNCRNPDCVGVRGQFCGPCLRNRYGEDVRAALLDPTWRCPPCRGICNCSFCRQRDGRCATGVLVYLAKYHGFDNVHAYLKSLKQELGMED
- the CDCA7 gene encoding cell division cycle-associated protein 7 isoform X1; its protein translation is MAPPRPQRRGCSGRRNFTAFRNTKLIPMETSSSSDDSCDSFGSDNFANTKCKFRSDIKEELAKIFHEASDDESFCGFSENEVQDALKLESDSDENDTSAESEIDQRGQKCSVPLKVAMKFPLRRSERRKGGMEPVPETSVPAPDSDSDTEESGPMFLEKRALNIKENKAMLAKLMAELQNVSGIFGGRKSLPAVSHQGPKRLPRHSLPKCALRKNPDRSSRPHTRSRSLIEGPPTLVPEEEEDDPYILVRRRKMSDEYLEHETRTPRRGHRGAMAFPHVVRPVEDITAEELDNICGSASEKVYNRAIGSTCHQCRQKTIDTKTNCRNPDCVGVRGQFCGPCLRNRYGEDVRAALLDPTWRCPPCRGICNCSFCRQRDGRCATGVLVYLAKYHGFDNVHAYLKSLKQELGMED